A single genomic interval of halophilic archaeon DL31 harbors:
- a CDS encoding 3-hydroxybutyryl-CoA dehydrogenase (KEGG: hbo:Hbor_17950 3-hydroxyacyl-CoA dehydrogenase~PFAM: 3-hydroxyacyl-CoA dehydrogenase, NAD binding; 3-hydroxyacyl-CoA dehydrogenase, C-terminal): MYELSEIETVGVVGAGTMGAGIAQVAATAGYDVVMRDVQSDFVENGFDAIEDSLSRLVAREELSEAEAETAQDRITGTTDLDDLCVADLVVEAAPENMDLKRDIFEDLDEVTEEGTVLGTNTSTLSITSIASATDRADEVVGLHFMNPVPIMTGVEVVTGERTDDAVTALAHEFSEELGKETWESDDKPGFVTNRILMPWLNEGIRAFDEGVATKEDIDRGMTLGTNVPMGPLELADHIGLDVCLHATETLREELGDRYTPAYLLKRKVEAGDLGKKTGRGFYDYDE, from the coding sequence ATGTACGAGCTCTCTGAAATTGAGACGGTCGGAGTCGTCGGTGCGGGCACGATGGGTGCAGGCATCGCACAGGTCGCCGCCACCGCGGGCTACGACGTGGTGATGCGCGACGTGCAGTCCGACTTCGTCGAGAACGGCTTCGACGCGATTGAGGACTCCCTCTCCAGATTGGTCGCTCGGGAGGAACTCTCCGAGGCCGAAGCGGAGACGGCTCAGGACCGCATCACCGGGACCACGGACCTCGATGACCTGTGCGTCGCCGACCTCGTGGTCGAGGCTGCGCCGGAGAACATGGACCTCAAGCGCGATATTTTCGAGGACCTGGACGAAGTGACCGAGGAGGGGACCGTGCTCGGCACCAACACGTCGACGCTCTCCATCACGAGCATCGCGAGCGCCACGGACCGGGCTGACGAGGTGGTCGGCCTTCACTTCATGAATCCCGTCCCAATCATGACGGGTGTGGAAGTCGTCACTGGCGAGCGCACCGACGACGCCGTCACCGCCCTCGCCCACGAGTTCTCAGAGGAACTCGGGAAAGAGACGTGGGAGTCCGACGACAAACCGGGGTTCGTCACCAACCGCATCCTGATGCCGTGGCTTAACGAGGGCATTCGCGCCTTCGACGAGGGCGTTGCGACGAAAGAGGATATCGACCGTGGGATGACCCTCGGGACGAACGTCCCGATGGGCCCGCTCGAACTCGCCGACCACATCGGGCTGGACGTCTGTCTCCACGCCACCGAGACGCTCCGCGAGGAACTGGGCGACCGCTACACGCCCGCGTACCTGCTCAAGCGCAAGGTGGAGGCGGGCGACCTCGGGAAGAAGACCGGTCGCGGCTTCTACGATTACGACGAGTAA
- a CDS encoding Propionyl-CoA carboxylase (KEGG: hla:Hlac_2454 carboxyl transferase~PFAM: Carboxyl transferase): MKVRIGEGATEEEASAVAAALAEHLGVDIAVHVDGSGEPAATAEPPEVDYPLDDDLGPTEREAQLVAEIEEILGGGPEKYKERLSEQGKLFVRDRLDLWFGEGGDGGPGDADRDGAADGIQFEDGKYAGFDEWHPDSVEVEEYDENTRLPGDGLLTGAATFEGRDVHWMANDFTVKAGSMARRGVEKFIRMQQRALKSGNPVLYLMDSSGGRIDQQTGFFANREGIGKYYYNHSMLSGYVPQICVLYGPCIAGAAYTPVFADFTIMVEGMSAMAIASPRMVKMVTGEEIDMQDLGGPAVHAKHSGSADLVAADEQEAREYAAKLMQYLPNKAGEKPPRSEPENPTYSPEGIDEVIPAAPNKAYDVHDLLERICDAESVFEMKPEYGQEIVTAFAKIDGRPVGIVANQPNHRSGAIFPDAAEKAAEFIWTCDAYEIPLLYLCDTPGFMAGSGVEKEAILEKGKKFIYATSSATVPKQTVVVRKAYGAGIYAMGGPAYDPESVIGLPSGEIGIMGPEAAINAVYARKLDEIDDPAERTQREQELREEYRKDIDVRRMASEVVIDDVVPPSSLRQELVNRFAFYEDVQKELPDKKHGTVL; encoded by the coding sequence ATGAAAGTCCGAATCGGCGAGGGTGCAACCGAGGAGGAAGCCTCCGCGGTCGCGGCCGCGCTGGCCGAGCATCTCGGGGTCGATATTGCGGTTCACGTCGACGGGTCCGGCGAGCCAGCGGCAACGGCCGAGCCACCTGAAGTCGACTACCCCCTTGACGACGATCTCGGTCCGACCGAGCGCGAGGCCCAGTTGGTTGCCGAAATCGAAGAGATTCTTGGCGGCGGCCCGGAGAAGTACAAAGAGCGCCTGTCTGAACAGGGCAAACTGTTCGTTCGTGACCGGCTTGACCTCTGGTTCGGCGAGGGTGGCGACGGCGGGCCCGGCGACGCCGACCGTGACGGTGCCGCGGACGGGATCCAGTTCGAGGACGGCAAGTACGCTGGCTTCGACGAGTGGCACCCCGACTCCGTGGAGGTCGAGGAGTACGACGAGAATACCCGTCTGCCGGGCGACGGCTTGCTCACCGGCGCGGCGACGTTCGAGGGCCGCGATGTTCACTGGATGGCCAACGACTTCACGGTCAAAGCCGGGTCGATGGCCCGCCGCGGGGTCGAGAAGTTCATCCGGATGCAACAGCGTGCGTTGAAGTCTGGGAACCCGGTGCTCTACCTGATGGACTCCTCTGGCGGCCGCATCGACCAGCAGACCGGCTTCTTCGCCAACCGCGAGGGTATCGGGAAGTACTACTACAACCACTCGATGCTCTCGGGCTACGTCCCCCAGATCTGCGTGCTCTACGGGCCGTGTATCGCGGGCGCCGCCTACACGCCGGTGTTTGCGGACTTCACCATCATGGTCGAGGGGATGTCCGCGATGGCGATCGCCTCGCCGCGGATGGTGAAGATGGTGACCGGCGAGGAAATCGACATGCAGGACCTCGGCGGCCCGGCGGTCCACGCCAAACACTCCGGGAGCGCCGACCTCGTCGCCGCCGACGAGCAGGAGGCCCGCGAGTACGCCGCGAAACTCATGCAGTATCTTCCGAACAAGGCCGGTGAGAAGCCGCCCCGCTCGGAACCAGAGAACCCCACGTACTCGCCCGAGGGTATCGACGAGGTGATTCCGGCGGCACCGAACAAAGCCTACGACGTCCACGATCTGCTCGAACGTATCTGTGACGCCGAATCGGTCTTCGAAATGAAGCCGGAGTACGGCCAAGAGATCGTCACTGCGTTCGCCAAAATCGACGGCCGACCGGTCGGCATCGTCGCCAACCAGCCGAACCACCGCTCGGGCGCCATCTTCCCCGACGCCGCCGAGAAGGCCGCGGAGTTCATCTGGACCTGTGACGCCTACGAGATTCCGCTGCTCTACCTCTGTGACACCCCCGGCTTCATGGCTGGCTCTGGTGTCGAGAAAGAGGCCATCCTCGAGAAGGGGAAGAAGTTCATCTACGCAACCTCCTCGGCGACGGTCCCGAAACAGACCGTCGTCGTGCGGAAAGCCTACGGTGCCGGCATCTACGCGATGGGCGGCCCAGCGTACGACCCCGAGAGCGTCATCGGGCTCCCCTCCGGCGAAATCGGCATCATGGGCCCCGAAGCAGCCATCAACGCCGTCTACGCGCGAAAGCTGGACGAAATCGACGACCCAGCGGAGCGAACGCAGCGCGAGCAGGAACTCCGTGAGGAGTACCGCAAGGATATCGACGTGCGCCGGATGGCCAGTGAAGTGGTTATCGACGACGTGGTGCCGCCGTCCTCGCTGCGCCAAGAGCTAGTCAACCGCTTTGCCTTCTACGAGGACGTCCAGAAGGAGCTGCCTGACAAGAAACACGGGACGGTGCTGTAG
- a CDS encoding hypothetical protein (KEGG: hvo:HVO_1448 hypothetical protein), which translates to MDPLTARLRKWLGPAVETVDTTVLAQWGLGVMLVLAGVHKLVAPAVWAAYVTEWLAPWLIVSPRLFMLLNGPPEILVGGLLLADRYVAPATAVAAVSLPATVAYLALVAITDGLFVDILIRDVGLTALAWVVLLNALETKA; encoded by the coding sequence ATGGACCCGCTGACTGCACGGCTTCGGAAGTGGCTCGGGCCAGCCGTTGAAACAGTCGACACGACGGTACTGGCGCAGTGGGGGCTCGGCGTGATGCTCGTGCTCGCTGGGGTGCACAAACTCGTCGCGCCGGCGGTCTGGGCCGCCTATGTCACTGAGTGGCTGGCACCGTGGTTGATTGTCTCGCCACGGCTGTTCATGCTCCTGAACGGGCCACCCGAAATTCTCGTTGGCGGGCTGTTGCTGGCGGACCGCTATGTCGCGCCCGCGACGGCCGTCGCCGCCGTCTCCCTGCCGGCGACGGTTGCGTATCTCGCGCTCGTCGCCATCACTGACGGGCTCTTCGTCGACATTCTCATCCGGGACGTGGGGCTGACCGCGCTTGCGTGGGTCGTGCTGCTGAACGCGCTCGAAACCAAAGCATAG
- a CDS encoding MaoC domain protein dehydratase (PFAM: MaoC-like dehydratase~KEGG: hla:Hlac_0804 MaoC domain protein dehydratase), with protein MTGRYYEEFDVGETIEHEKRRTVSERDNQTFCDMTMNQQPLHLDADFAEDTQFGERLVNGIYTMALAVGLSIPDTTDGTIVANLSYDNVEHPSPVFHGDTLYARSTVTEKSETSDGERGIVEMHVEAFKVESDGEDTLVCEFDRTALSLKREHAE; from the coding sequence ATGACCGGTCGATATTATGAGGAGTTCGACGTCGGTGAGACAATCGAACACGAGAAGCGCCGCACCGTCTCGGAGCGAGACAACCAGACGTTCTGCGACATGACGATGAACCAGCAGCCGCTCCATCTGGACGCCGACTTCGCCGAGGACACGCAGTTCGGCGAGCGCTTGGTCAACGGCATCTACACGATGGCACTTGCTGTCGGGCTCTCCATCCCCGACACCACCGACGGCACAATCGTCGCCAATCTCTCCTACGACAACGTCGAACACCCGAGCCCGGTGTTCCACGGCGACACGCTCTACGCGCGCTCAACCGTCACCGAGAAGTCCGAAACCAGCGACGGCGAGCGTGGCATCGTGGAGATGCACGTCGAGGCGTTCAAAGTCGAGTCCGACGGGGAGGATACCCTCGTCTGTGAGTTCGACCGCACCGCACTCAGCCTGAAGCGCGAACACGCCGAGTGA
- a CDS encoding Citryl-CoA lyase (KEGG: hbo:Hbor_17870 citrate lyase subunit beta~PFAM: HpcH/HpaI aldolase): protein MARRSLLFSPGDRPELMRKAPATGADVVCFDLEDAVAPGKKAEARNSVHEVLSDPKFDPDCEVTIRVNTEAAVADFDTVLGEAAENVRLDAVMVPKVAEAADVRWVADLLEERDRELPLLSLVESARGVLNAEEIADAEATDALVFGAEDLAADLGATRTDEGTEVLHARQQVVLAASAAGVDAIDTVHTDFGDDAGLRRETGTAREFGYDGKMAIHPTQVSVINDAFTPEPARIEWAETVIAASDEAAAEGKGVFTVDGEMIDAPLVAQAKRVLDLAAAASE, encoded by the coding sequence ATGGCACGTAGGAGTCTGCTGTTCTCACCCGGTGATCGCCCAGAACTGATGCGGAAAGCGCCTGCGACGGGCGCGGACGTGGTTTGTTTCGATCTGGAGGACGCCGTCGCGCCCGGCAAGAAAGCCGAGGCTCGTAACTCCGTCCACGAGGTTCTCAGCGACCCCAAGTTCGACCCAGACTGTGAGGTAACCATCCGTGTGAATACCGAGGCGGCAGTGGCGGACTTCGACACCGTCCTCGGCGAAGCCGCCGAAAACGTCCGGTTGGACGCGGTGATGGTCCCAAAAGTCGCCGAGGCAGCCGACGTACGTTGGGTTGCCGACCTCTTGGAGGAACGCGACCGCGAACTCCCGTTGCTCTCGTTGGTCGAGTCCGCTCGCGGGGTGCTGAACGCGGAGGAAATCGCTGATGCGGAAGCGACTGACGCCCTCGTCTTCGGCGCTGAAGATCTCGCGGCCGACCTGGGGGCGACTCGAACCGACGAGGGAACCGAAGTGCTCCACGCCCGCCAGCAGGTGGTCCTCGCAGCGAGCGCCGCAGGTGTCGACGCCATCGACACCGTTCACACTGATTTCGGTGACGACGCAGGCCTCCGGCGCGAGACGGGAACGGCCCGCGAGTTCGGCTACGACGGGAAGATGGCCATCCACCCAACGCAGGTCTCCGTCATCAACGATGCGTTCACCCCTGAACCAGCACGCATCGAGTGGGCCGAGACGGTCATCGCCGCAAGCGACGAGGCAGCCGCCGAGGGGAAGGGAGTGTTCACTGTCGACGGCGAGATGATCGATGCACCGCTTGTCGCACAGGCCAAGCGAGTGCTCGACCTTGCAGCGGCGGCCTCGGAGTAA
- a CDS encoding Glutamate dehydrogenase (NAD(P)(+)) (KEGG: hvo:HVO_1453 glutamate dehydrogenase~PFAM: Glutamate/phenylalanine/leucine/valine dehydrogenase, C-terminal; Glutamate/phenylalanine/leucine/valine dehydrogenase, dimerisation region) — protein MVLGDVDVTVSVGLFTERENPDADMTDEANPFESLQEQIDDAATYLDVSDDIIHRLKYPERVLETNLSVDLDDGSLERFKAFRSEFNGDRGPYKGGVRYHPGVSRDEVKALSGWMVYKCAVVDIPYGGGKGGIVIDPSEYSANEIENITRSFAEELRPFIGEDKDIPAPDVNTGQREMNWIKDTYETLENTTEPGVVTGKSIEAGGSAGRVEATGRSTMLTAREAFDYLDRDITGADVAVQGYGNAGWIATKLIDELGANIVAVSDSSGGIYDPDGFDPVAVKEFKRETGSVSDYESAEAISNEELLSLDVDLLVPAALGNAIDDDLANDVEADVIVEAANGPLTPDADDVLTDKDVHIFPDILANAGGVTVSYFEWVQNRQRFYWDEERVNEELEAVITTGFDGLTDAYEEFDLPSFRTAAYVVAIQRVVDAFMDNGNWP, from the coding sequence GTGGTACTGGGTGACGTGGACGTTACCGTTTCGGTAGGGTTATTCACGGAACGGGAGAACCCTGACGCAGATATGACAGATGAGGCCAACCCGTTTGAGAGTCTGCAGGAGCAGATCGACGACGCGGCGACATACCTCGATGTGAGCGACGACATCATCCACCGACTCAAATACCCCGAGCGCGTGCTCGAGACCAACCTTTCGGTGGATCTGGACGACGGCTCGCTCGAACGGTTCAAGGCGTTCCGTTCGGAGTTCAACGGCGACCGAGGCCCGTACAAAGGGGGGGTTCGGTACCACCCGGGTGTCAGCCGGGACGAGGTGAAAGCGCTCTCGGGCTGGATGGTCTATAAGTGCGCAGTCGTCGACATTCCGTACGGCGGCGGGAAGGGCGGCATCGTCATCGACCCCTCGGAGTACTCTGCCAACGAAATTGAGAACATCACTCGCTCCTTCGCCGAGGAACTCCGCCCGTTCATCGGCGAGGACAAGGACATCCCCGCACCCGACGTGAACACCGGCCAGCGGGAGATGAACTGGATCAAAGACACCTACGAGACCCTCGAGAACACCACCGAGCCTGGCGTCGTCACCGGGAAATCCATCGAGGCCGGCGGGAGTGCTGGCCGCGTCGAGGCGACCGGTCGCTCTACGATGCTCACGGCACGGGAGGCCTTCGACTACCTCGATCGCGACATCACGGGTGCCGACGTGGCCGTGCAGGGCTACGGTAACGCCGGCTGGATTGCCACGAAGCTCATCGACGAGCTCGGCGCGAACATCGTCGCTGTCTCGGACTCCTCCGGCGGCATCTACGACCCCGACGGGTTCGACCCGGTCGCGGTCAAGGAGTTCAAGCGTGAGACTGGCTCGGTGTCGGACTACGAATCGGCCGAAGCCATCAGCAACGAGGAGCTGCTCAGCCTCGACGTGGACCTGCTGGTGCCGGCGGCCCTCGGGAACGCCATCGACGACGACCTCGCCAACGACGTGGAGGCAGACGTCATCGTCGAGGCCGCGAACGGCCCACTCACGCCCGACGCCGACGACGTGCTGACCGACAAGGACGTGCACATCTTCCCCGACATCCTGGCCAACGCGGGCGGTGTCACGGTGTCGTACTTCGAGTGGGTCCAGAATCGCCAGCGCTTCTACTGGGACGAAGAGCGGGTCAACGAGGAGCTCGAGGCCGTCATCACCACCGGCTTCGATGGGCTGACCGACGCCTACGAGGAGTTCGACCTGCCCAGCTTCCGGACCGCCGCCTACGTGGTGGCCATCCAGCGCGTCGTCGACGCGTTCATGGATAACGGCAACTGGCCCTAA
- a CDS encoding 6,7-dimethyl-8-ribityllumazine synthase (TIGRFAM: 6,7-dimethyl-8-ribityllumazine synthase~HAMAP: 6,7-dimethyl-8-ribityllumazine synthase~KEGG: hbo:Hbor_21510 6,7-dimethyl-8-ribityllumazine synthase~PFAM: 6,7-dimethyl-8-ribityllumazine synthase): protein MVNLGLVVAQFNASVTERMAEAATEAAADRGVEVASTVEVPGVYDTPLAADRLARQDDIDAVAVLGAVVTGDTNHDQTIADATAESLQEVGLDHDTPVTFGVSGPGQSGAEARERVEKGSSAVDAAADLVEVLP, encoded by the coding sequence ATGGTGAATCTCGGACTGGTGGTGGCGCAGTTCAACGCGTCAGTCACCGAGCGGATGGCCGAAGCGGCGACGGAAGCCGCCGCCGACCGCGGCGTCGAGGTCGCAAGCACCGTCGAGGTGCCGGGTGTCTACGACACGCCGCTGGCGGCCGACAGACTCGCACGACAGGACGACATCGACGCCGTCGCGGTCCTCGGTGCCGTCGTCACAGGGGATACGAATCACGACCAGACCATCGCGGACGCGACTGCCGAGTCGCTCCAGGAAGTCGGACTGGACCACGATACGCCGGTCACGTTCGGCGTCAGCGGCCCCGGACAGAGCGGGGCCGAAGCGCGCGAGCGCGTCGAGAAAGGGAGTTCAGCGGTCGACGCAGCGGCCGACCTCGTGGAGGTGCTCCCATGA